The Larus michahellis chromosome 23, bLarMic1.1, whole genome shotgun sequence genome segment CAGTCCGTGGGAACTatgttctttgctttaaaaactgGAAGCCATGTGCGTGTTGCCATTTCTTGAGTTGGAAGTGtccaagaggggggaaaaaaaaataatggaaaaaacaaaatactttataTGACCTGCATGTCAAAGACGGATTCACGCTTGCTTTCCCTAGTCTTCGTCCCTGCTCCTCCCCCTCAGCCTTTccattagtcttttttttttttcttctggaagatcCAGCAAGCTGAACACAAACCAGCATCGACAGTCTTTCTAAAGAAACTCAGAAAATTAACTACACTGTTACATTTCTATGTTATTTGCTACATGGGAATTTTTTAACCCGTTTTTGAAGAACGATGCACTCTTCACTACAGGACGTCTTCACTTTTCCTGCCCACGTGCCACTTCAAAGAAGTGTTCAAGTCCTACCTaacccccccctcctgccctgttTAATCTTCCTGCCAGTAACGAGACGGTAGCGTTTGAACACTGGAGATCACGGGGATCTTCTCGCCTCCAAGAACAGGGTTTCTGTTGATTAGATTCACTGCGTTTCTCATTCAGGTCTGTAGCAACATTACCAGCGTTGTTAATCCACGGGGGTTTGGTGGTTGCCTCTCAAAGGTTAGTGTAAACGTGTTGGAGTTGGGACTGGCCGGGTCGAACATGCCCACGTGCGACTGCTCCTTCGGCGAGTGTTTCCTGGGACGCTTCTTGGGATCCTTTCCCAGTCCTGACAGAATTTGTCTAGTGTTTAGTAATTATGGCTATGTTGTTGGAATGATCCAATCTGTGAACTAGTCAGGTGGACAGTAAGAAAGATATAATGTTTTTGGTGTTTAAaaggtttctctcttttttttttttcttctgcttttttaatctGTCTTTTATGCATGTAAGTAATCAACCTGGTTGCCTGTGCTATGGTAGGAACAGAGGGTGCCTGAGTAGAgagcagaaggaataaaaatgcCGCTTGGATAGTCGGAAATCAAGTGGCTGCTGGTTCAGGGTGGGGGTTGGCGAGGGGCGATTATTCCTCAGCGCAGAGTGTGTGAGacgaggggggggaaaaagctccTGTAGCCAACTCGAGCGCCCCACGGAGTCACCCCTGTCCTTCCTTGGGCCAGCGGAAAGCTCTGGCCAGTTCCCCTAGAAGTCGCTAGTTTATATCGACCTCAGAATTGTTCTTAAAGTAGTTACTCGATCGTGGTGGGGAAGACGAAAAGCATCTGCTCTGAAGGCGGGTGGGTGTGAGACGGAAAACGCCTGTTCAGGAGACCTGGTGTGAGTGAGCAGGTATAGCTGAAGATtaatatcaaggaaaaaaaaaaaaaaaagatttgtaaatTGCTCCATAAAGTAATATGTGGTTAATGTAACTTgtgaagaataaaatatttggaCACTTTCTTTGTTATCCCTCTTGCCCGCATGGCTGAAGCGAGACACGGGGTCAGGGCTCTGCGAGGGGCCACCGCGGCCGGGCTCATCTGCTTTTTCcggggttttgttctttttctgcagaaatgctgcGCCTGCGTATTTCTGCAGCGCGCAACtaggaaatcttttctttctaCTTCTGCTTCCCTTGCCCCCTTCAAGTTCTCCCCAGCTCGTTTTTGTAACCTCCCGCAAGGAGACCGGAGGACAGCGtggaaagaaaaacttcaaaaattgTCCGAAAGGAGGAAACTGCggggattcatttttttttttttttcctcccttttcagaTAACTTTAGTGCTGTTTCCTTGCCTGACCCTGCTTGTTCTTTTTGTAGCTGGGGATCTATTTCTTCGTGTCTCTTGatggttttcttcttgctgtacTTCTCCTGCAGAAGTGCTGCTGGTCCTGGGTGGAGGAGGGACCAGGACCCTGCTTGTGGTGACGGGGGGCTCCGCGTGCCCCCCACCTCGCTGCAGCTGAGCTCCAAGCTTTCAGCAGAGCACTTTTCCTTCCACACCCCCCTATTTCTTACCTCCCCTACGTAGCAcgctgaaaacaaaccaaaaaaaaattattttttgggggTTCACTTTTGCCCTCCCTGAGCCCTTTTGCAGCTGGCAGTTTGAGCTGTTTTAAACGAATTCGCCTGTttgggtggtgtggtttttttggttttttttttaactaaagcatCTGGAGACCtgcaggaggcagggatggggtggtggAGGGTGCTTTTCCCCGGCTGTGGtggcccgggccccgccgccatCCCCAGACCCTTCTGCGGGACTGCAGTTGCCCCCGGAACCCGCCTCTGCCCCGGAACCTTCGGCCGCTCTCCGCGTTTTCTCCCGGAGCCAttcggcagccccccccccccaacgcggGGCGTGGGCGGGCTGACGGGCGGCCCTCTCGACCAATGGGCAGCCGTGTTTTCCCGCCGCGGCCAATGGGAGGGCGTCGTGGGCGGGCGTCGTTGCGGGGGGCTGCCTGGACGGGGCGCGAGCGGGGGCCGACGCGTGAGTgagggggggctgaggggagggggccgTTGCCGTGGTAACCGGGGGTGGCTgttggggtgagggggggccggGAGCGGTTCGGTGGGGTaatggcggggctggggggggccgggaggcCTTAGGGGGGTGACAGCGGGGCTGAGGGGGCTGTGGCTGAGGTAACGGGGGGCTGGGGAACGGGGGCGGGTgtgggggtgacagggacccggggtgacaggggtgggggggctccATGCTGGGCCCCGTCCCCACTGTGAGGGACACcccgctccctcctctcccagcgACCCTTGtagtgtgtgtcccccccccccgatccctgcacccttttggggggggttcaAGCGGATTTCGGCCTGCTCTGGCGGCCTGGGAGGAGcccccccctcagcaccccctTCTGCAGGGTGACCAGGGCGATGTTGAGTGGCTTTGGGTGTGGGGGAGGTCCTGGAGGGGGGACAATTGCGTCTCTTGGGGAATCCAGCCTGGTTTCAGCATCGAACCATCTTGGGTGTGCTGGGGGCATCCGGAGTGTGGGTTTTATCAGAAAACCTGAGATTTAAAGCATCacacacccccttttttccttcccccagagGGCTGTCCAgctttatataatatttttaattgcttaagTGTTTCATTATGGGCCACCAAGCCAAGAGGTACCTGTCCTGAGTTAATCCTCTCTTACAGAAGTTTTCAGGCTGGTGGACAGACGAACGTTGGTGGCGCTGGCTCCTGATCGCTGGGCTGTCGGAAGGAGCGAGCGAGGAGAAACACAAGGTATTTCTCGTACTTAGTGCTTCGTTTTTCACTAAGCTGCTTTCCACCCCGTGTCGGGGGCACTGAAGGGCGGCTGCTCTGCCCGCTGCCGGCAGCTTGAGGCTTTATGCTTTGtttggggctgctgctgggttaaaaaaagaaaagaaagaaagaggaaggaagaaaaaaaaaaaaaaaagggtttgggggtttctgAATTTCGGAGTGGAAGCCAGGTGTGTTCCAGAGGAGGTGTGAATTCTGGaaaaggaggtttttttcctcctctcctctggcCTGGGAGCTGTCTGGCTGCTTAACGCAGGAGGTGTGGGTGTTGTCTTCGCACCCAGCGGGTGCAGTCACAAGCTGTCGTGATCTGTGATCCCGAGGCATTGTTGCCAACGTCGTTTTTCTGAGAGAATTTGAGAAGCTTGGCATAACAGCACACCATTGCCGTGCGAGGTGAAATCCTTGTCGTTCTATTGACGCTGAAACAGCAGCGCGTGCTTTACAAAGGCAGGGTGACTCGTTAGCTGTGTCAGCACAGCGCTGACGAGCGTTGGCAGTCCCGGAGTCGACGTCTCTGGAGAGGGAGCCTGCTCATCAGCCGCAGTGACAGGCTGCCTGCTGCGGAAGCCCTGTCAACATACAGCGAGATTTCAGGCTCTGGACTTGTTCAGACCTGGCTCATCTGCTGGATTCACCAGGGAGTGAGTCAATCAGTGTCATCTGAGCAGGGTTTTCTGCTGATGAACATCGCTTCCCGTGGATACCCGGCTGAGAACCAGACCTGCTGCAGATGGTCTGACTGCCATGACCTCTCTGTTCTCTCCCACTTGAACTGCAAACTCGGAAAAAGGCTTTAAACTCCCTTACCAAGTACAGAGTTGTTCGGTCTCCCACTTCCCTTTTAATAAAAGCACCGTTTATGCAGCCCACTGCGCAGAAATGGTGATCATGATTAATGCTGTCAGCCCTCAAGGGAGACTTTAGCCTGAGGAATCTTttgtattaaaattaatttgccgCTCCAACAAGCAAGGTATCCAATTATTTACCTTGTCTGTCACGGGTGTGGGTGTCAGGGTGGCTGGAAGTGTTCTGTGTTAGTTCGTTACCCTGATACACGCTGCAGTGTCATCAGTGCTTGGGGCTGTCTGGCAGCCCTTACCTGGGTGACCTGCAAGAGAACCTTCTTGAGGTGCCGTTGATTTGACTTTACAAGTCAATTCGGTGCGAGTGGGAAGTGAAATTCCCCGAggtgctgtctgtgctgctgcgAGAACAAGTAGAGGGTCCTATTcctgtttatgtatttttctaaatagacttaactttattattttgtaaaattattttaggaaaacaAGTTTCACTGCCACTGCACATAACCCACATGGAAACgcttttacatttcaaattaagTCAAGTTTTATGACCTAGGCAACTCGGatcttgcatttttctcttgtatGAAACAACCTCTGCTTCTTCTTTTGTTACACCCTGTGGACAACAGAGAACCTGGCAGTCAGTACAATTCGTACAAGGCTTTTAAGTTACTGGTTGCTGTGGttaaattttctcttctttgcctgtTCCTCTGCCCTGTTGTGTGTGAGGTGCTGCCACTGTCCTCTCCACCCGTTGCCTCTGGGGAGTTAGGGTGATTGCTATACAGCAGCTGGCGTGCACTTTGGGATGCAAGGTGCTGTTCTGCACAGTATATAGGAAAACCTCTTTTGTTTTACTCCTGTCCGCAGGTACTGAGCCCAGGAGCGCCTTTCCCTTGAGGTCTGTCTGTGCGTCTCCTACTGATGTACCTGCTCTAACAGTGTCTGGAGGGACCCCCGCCAGCTGCCGTCTGCAGGGCCCTTGGCAGGGAGCGTTCACCAGGAAGCACGATGAAGATCGTGGTTGCCAAAGTGCTGTGTCTGCTGGGCATCTGTGTCCTCATGCTGGCCGGGTCCCTTCTCCCTGTCAAGATAATCGAGGCCGATTACGAGAAAGCTCATCGCTCCAAGAAGGTTCTTGCCCTCTGCAACTCTTTTGGAGGAGGGGTCTTCCTGGCCACCTGCTTCAACGCCTTGCTGCCTGCCGTGAGAGAAAAGGTAACTGCTCACGAGCCTCTTGCTTACGAGCAATTTTAATGAACTTGTGCCACTTGAGTGTGTTAGGGAGCCCTGTGCATGAGGGACCACCCTCCCCTCTCCTGGCCTGCAGGAGCCCAGGCCACCAGACCTCTGCCCCTGTGGAAATGGAGTTGACGGGTCTATGTCTTGCCAGAGCAGCCCATGAAGCCTCCTCAGAAACGGCTGTGCTGAGCCTGGTGTTTCTGATCAGGAGGGCGAACTGTGCCCGCCTCCCGTTGGGCTACTGCTGACTGTCCAGGTGGAGTAACTGGAGATTGTTTTGATGCAGAAAAAGGCCGAGCATCGCCTGGGATGTCTCTCTCAAACTCCTACCATTTAATGTGTGTTTAAAACCCTTTCAGACAGCCACTAACCTTCCACTGGAAGACAAATAGGTTCCCTCTCTCTTAGGCTGAGGCCTGTGTACAGGGCTATTAAAATATCGCAGATGGATTTAGTGTCCATTTAGAGTTGCGTGAACACAATAGGAATATTTCTCTTTGGAGGGACAAAGGTGATTGGTTCACTGTGGATTGTTTGCTTCCTTCCAGCTCGATGAAGTTCTCAGGCAGGGGAATGTGACCACGGACTACCCAGTGGCTGAGACCATCATGATGGTTGGCTTCTTTGTGACGGTCTTTGTGGAGCAGCTCATCTTGACCTTCCAGAAGGAGAAACCTTCCTTCATTGACTTAGAGACCTTCAATGCCGGTTCGGATGTCGGGAGCGACTCTGAATACGAGAGTCCCTTCATTGCGTCTTCCCGAGGGCGCACGTTGTACAGTGAACACGGTCACCGCTCCCACGGCCTGAATATCCAGGAGCTCTCCCACTCCGGCCCCTTACGGCTCATCGGGCTGGTGTTTGCTTTGTGTACACACTCCATCTTCGAGGGACTGGCCCTGGGCTTGCAGGAGGAGGGCGGCAAACTCATGAGCTTGTTCCTAGGAGTTGCCATTCATGAAACGCTGGTAGCGGTGGCATTGGGCATCAGCATGGCCAAGACCGCGTTGCCCCTGAAGGATGCTGTGAAGATGGCTGTGGCGGTGAGCCTGATGATTCCTCTGGGCATTAGCATTGGGATGGGGATTGAGAGCACCCAAAACGCAGCCAGCAACATtacttccctgctcctgcaaggCATTGCGGGGGGCACTTTCTTGTTCATCACCTTCTTTGAGATCCTTGCGAAAGAGTTGGAAGACAAGAACGACCGTCTCTTGAAAGTTCTCTTCCTGGTGCTGGGCTACACGGCTCTGGCTGGGCTGGTCTTCTTCAAGTGGTGAACGCGGGAGCGATGGGAAGTGAATCTCACCTCCTTCCCTTGCAAACAGCAGCGGAGATGAGCCTCCCCTTCAGCCAAGGGGGACGCTGAAGCTCAAGGGCCAAGTGGTATTCACTCCAGGTGGTATTTCAGTATTGACCTGAAGgaggagaatttcttcctgggTGCTCAGAGGGAGATAAAAGTGAGGCATTTCCCAGTGTAGGTGTCCCAAGTTATTGTCCCTGCCCGTTGGATCTGCGGGTGCAGCAGCTTGTGTGGAGATTAGTCGACGCAAATGGTAAGAATCTGGTTCTAAGGCTGCCTGCAAAGAGCTCATCGAGCATGTGGTGTCCTGTTGATCTGCGTAGccggccccttccctccttccccttggcCCCATTGCAGAAACCGTGGCTGGGAGTCTGCTGCCTTCACTCTCAGGCTCTGAGAAGGTGAGAAACAATAGCAGAAATAAAGTCGAAAGCAGGTGGGATCACGGATTGCACCGCTGCACTAAGCTGCTTTTGCTGGCTTAGTTTTGAGCAAAACCTGGTTGTAATAGCTGCCAAAAATAACATCCCTTCAGGGGCGGCTCGGTGTGCCTGGTGCCGCAGCTCCCCCGAGCAGAGCTTCCATTTTAACCCACAAGTGGCTCTGGGAGCTCTTGTTTCTCAGTgattaaaggaagaaacaagGCCAGGCCGTGCCCCTGTCCCGtgcttccttctctgcttctcatCCATATGTTGAGCATTCCCTAAAGAAAACCTCCAGCAGCCTGTTAATGTATTGTTTGTAAATCCTCAGGTCCCTGTCTGAGGGCCGTTCTGCAGCGCTCGCGGAGCCCAGGACCCATTTGTAAGAAACGGGCAGCAGCAATTTCCAGCATTAATATTTTAGGGCAAGTGCTTACGTTTAAATGGTCTGCAGTGAAATGGGTTTAGCAGTCGCCATCAAACACGtcttcagggctgctcctgcagcctctgctctcGCTGTCAGCAGGCTCACGTGGCGATGCCGCCGTGCGAGCGAGCGCTGCGCTCCGGAGGCTCTGCAGGGCGGTTTGTTGGTGTTTTCAGAGAGAAATCTCTTCCCTGGGGGGTTGTGAGGTTGTGAAAGGGCTGATTAGAGGCACTTGCAATCTGACTGCGCGTAAGCAGGTCTTTCCGTGCTTCCAGAGCATGGAAGCTCAGCCTGCTGCAGGGTCCCATCGGGATCCTTGGGATTTGTCCTCCTGGGCGAGGAGCCGGgatcagaggctggagccggGAAcctgccctccccgctccctcctgcgGCTCTTAACACTGGAGAGCGGCTCCCGCTCCACAGGCTCCCGCAGCCTTGCTCCTCGCCGGCCTCTCGCGGGGGATGCATTTTAATTAGACGTAGCCTTCACTTCTGCAGCGGCTTCcgcaggcagagcagagctttTTGGAGGCGCTGATGGAATTATAACGATGTGGAGCGGGCTTAGCCGTGGCGCAGTCCCTGTTAGCGCGATCCAAAGCGGCGAGAAGGATGGGTGAGACTGTGAAGCAGCATCTTGGAGCCAGTGGTTGGCACAGCTGCAGCATATGGAGGCTGATGAGGATCATCTGACAGTTCCTGGTGCTCAGTATTTTAATTGCCGCAACATAGCGAAGTCAATTAATCTTGCTTTGAAAAACCTGGAGtggaaggggggagggagggttaTTTTAGGCCTCAGATGACACAAATTAGCAGGGTCTGATGAGAGTGTAATTTGCCTCGACGTGGCAAACCTCTGTGTGTTATTTCACTTCTCGCAGGCAGCTCGTGCTGGGCAGCATCGCTCCCATTGGGTGTTTCTCGGTGCTGGTGGTCGCCCCGGACAGGGGGGATGAGGTGAGGGATGAGGTGAGGTGTGATGCCGTGGTGGGGAGCACAGCGCCCGGTGTCCCTGCTCAggcacagcccctgccctcctgcctctgcctctttgTTTCTGCAGCTAATGCTTTTCTTGTAGGTTTTTCCCCCACCCCATACCTGGGCAAACGTGAGCATCTCCCCGAGTGTCGGTGAAGGCAGGGCCCCGAGGTCAGGGTCTATCCTCATCTTCCTCATCCTTcctcctgcctggccccatctGCAGTCCAGGGGCTGATGGACTAAAGCCCAGACAAGCTGTTGATGGAAGGAAATTTCTTAACCGGCGCCCGAAAGATCAGCAGGGATCCGCTAACGTCAGCCAGGATGGGGGCTCCCCCAGTGTCTGGGGCTGGTGTGACAGCGGGGGGACAGGCTGGAGCCTCCATTTtaccccctttcttcttctggtGGAGTTTGGGAGTGGGCTGGtctggggagcagggagatgctgagctCTCACCCCtcttcctgctgctctgggggggCTCCCCTGTGCCTGGGGGGGGGCTCATTCACTGGCAAGCGTcagaggccagggctgctgggctggTTTAGGAGCGGAGAAGGACAAGCCCCGTCTGCTGCTCCCAATAAAGGCTCTGGCCTTCTCCCCTTTGTGTCACTTGTTTATTTGAAGTCCCCTGTcgctctgctgcctgctcagtGCCCGGCTCACATGGCGGCTGCACGTGCCCAGCCCAGGAGACAAACCCCACCgacggggacagggtggggggctgcagaccAGACCCCCGCGGAGCTGTGCTGAGCTCGGAGaggggggggcatgggggcagGACCCTCCCGTCCCCCTCCTTCTCGCAGCCCGCTCAGCATCGGCGTGATTCAGCCCTGCGTGTGCAGCCTCCCCGTTGCGTAAGgcttggcagggagctggggactGAATGAAACGGAGGAGGAGCCGCAGCAAAAATGATCAAGGAAACTCATTCATTCCCTCTAACGAGTAGTATCCGTCCAGCTAATAACGCTGCGGGGGCCTGCGGGGATGGGGGGCTGCCCGGCGGGGTGGCTTTTCATCGGGAGGGGGCTGTGGCTGCCGGCCCAggccctgtccccaaggggaaGGCTGGTGGCCCCCGTGGGGGCCTGGGGAGAGGTGGCCACGGCCCGCCCTGCTCCCGCTGGGCCCGGCAGCGCTTCTCAATGGGATGCGTGTTGACAGCGGCGTGGGTGCCACCATGGCCCCGCTCCTCCGCCGGCAGCTATTAATAGCAGCTGCGGATTTTAATTGCTGCTGCTCAGGAGTGAGCATGAGTCACGCAGCCCGGCCTGGCAGCCCCTCTGccggccaccagcccctggccttgGCCGGGACCTTTGGGCTCCCGGGGCCTGTGGTCACGGCaagctccaacccccctgtccccagctttCCTCCGGCTCTCGGGGGCTGCAGGACCCTCAGAGCAGGAGCCGTCCCCTCGCCAGGGACAGTCAGCCCTTGAGCCTGTACCACGAAGCTGCTCAGGCCCCAGTCCTGCTCAGCCGGCACTGGGGAGGTGAGCTGGGGGTCCCATGGCCCCCCGCCACCTGAGGTGTCACCCAGCATGTCCCCTCCAGGGGGCATTGTGGCCTGGGTGCTGCTgcaaggagcagctctgcccccaGCCACAGACACTCCGGGGTTTTGGGGCTCCTGACCCCGCTCTGCCGcggtgcccagggagggggtggtGCAGTTGGTGACAGAGACCCTGCGGTGGCACCATGCACCTGGTCCTGTGCTGGTGTGGCCcggtggcagcacaggcagatgCGTCCCCAAAGCCGGACCCTGCTGCCTACGCCACCCCCAAGTGTCACAGGGGCTTATGACACCCTgccactgcctgcaccctgccagcTCAGGGCGCTGGTGTCCGTCTGTCCTGTCTGTGTGTCcttgtgtcccctgtccccgtctGTGGGTCTCTGTCCCTATCCATGTGTCCCTGGGCTCTGCACCCCTGTCTGTGCATCCGCGTTCCTCTTCATGTGCGTCTGTGTCCCACCTGCATCCTCACCTGTGCCTGTGTCCACGTGCGGTCCCTGTCCGTGTGTCCACGTGCCTGTCTGTGTGTCCTCATCCCCCTGCATCCCTGTCCATGTGTCCCTgtccgtccctgtgtccccatctctctctgtgtgtccctgtccatgtgt includes the following:
- the SLC39A3 gene encoding zinc transporter ZIP3; its protein translation is MKIVVAKVLCLLGICVLMLAGSLLPVKIIEADYEKAHRSKKVLALCNSFGGGVFLATCFNALLPAVREKLDEVLRQGNVTTDYPVAETIMMVGFFVTVFVEQLILTFQKEKPSFIDLETFNAGSDVGSDSEYESPFIASSRGRTLYSEHGHRSHGLNIQELSHSGPLRLIGLVFALCTHSIFEGLALGLQEEGGKLMSLFLGVAIHETLVAVALGISMAKTALPLKDAVKMAVAVSLMIPLGISIGMGIESTQNAASNITSLLLQGIAGGTFLFITFFEILAKELEDKNDRLLKVLFLVLGYTALAGLVFFKW